In Fibrobacter sp., a genomic segment contains:
- a CDS encoding homoserine O-acetyltransferase has product MARGKALTRGRPPPLLPISHHLSIFMHMSEYTHKSSIGPVVPQDFVKDYGETGFALENGQTLPALNIRYETYGKLNAAADNAVWVCSPLTADAHAAGWYTETDRKPGWWDELIGPGKAIDTDRFFVVCSNILGGCKGTTGPATVNPRTGKPYGSTFPIITIGDMVHAQKELANGLGIKEFYCVLGGSMGGFQAMKWAIYYPEQVKRVVIIASSPRFSSQALGFEVVARDVITQDPNFNGGDYYDKANKPDIGLANARKLAHITYLSAIGMEQKFKRSQEQENRNHAVTYSTPFDLDLPIESYLRYQGKKFVDRFDANSYLHIAHATDAFDLETEYGSIENAFKDIGAEVLNVNLSTDWLFPPHESRRITSALLNVGKKVTSLELDTQFGHDGFLIEVGELGKAVGRFLDSKIIPQQGTQAVPVFHEESDFQLLGKLVKEGSHVLDLGCGSGDLLDYLIQKKNVSGFGIEKNITGILDCLEKDVQVIQRDLDDKGISDLKDGSFDYAIINRTIQEIRDPVALLNELLRVAKKAIVTFPNFGHWATRGSLMLHGRMPKSKELPYEWYDTPNIRLLTVKDFYTLCKKEGFKIENINFQSEHLASKVLSALGLKNFGTEHVIATISKI; this is encoded by the coding sequence ATGGCGCGGGGCAAGGCTTTGACGAGGGGGAGACCTCCCCCTTTGTTGCCGATTTCCCACCATTTATCTATATTTATGCATATGAGTGAATATACGCATAAATCCAGCATCGGACCGGTGGTCCCTCAGGATTTCGTCAAGGACTATGGCGAGACGGGTTTTGCGCTGGAAAACGGACAGACGCTGCCTGCGCTGAATATCCGTTACGAGACTTACGGCAAGCTGAATGCCGCCGCCGACAACGCGGTGTGGGTCTGCTCGCCCCTGACCGCCGACGCACACGCCGCCGGCTGGTACACCGAAACCGACCGCAAGCCCGGCTGGTGGGACGAACTTATCGGACCGGGCAAGGCTATCGACACGGACCGCTTCTTTGTGGTCTGCAGCAACATTCTGGGCGGCTGCAAAGGCACTACCGGCCCTGCAACGGTGAACCCCCGCACGGGCAAACCTTACGGGAGCACCTTCCCCATCATCACCATCGGCGACATGGTGCATGCCCAGAAGGAACTGGCCAACGGGCTTGGCATCAAAGAATTCTACTGCGTGTTGGGCGGCTCCATGGGCGGTTTCCAGGCCATGAAATGGGCCATCTACTACCCTGAACAGGTGAAGCGGGTGGTGATTATCGCCAGCTCGCCCCGGTTCTCCAGCCAGGCGCTGGGGTTCGAGGTGGTGGCCCGTGACGTGATTACCCAGGACCCGAACTTTAACGGCGGTGATTACTACGACAAGGCGAACAAGCCAGACATCGGTCTTGCCAACGCCCGCAAGCTGGCCCACATCACCTACTTGAGCGCCATCGGCATGGAACAGAAGTTCAAGCGTTCCCAGGAACAGGAGAACCGTAACCACGCCGTCACCTACAGCACGCCCTTCGACCTGGACCTGCCCATCGAAAGCTACCTGCGCTACCAGGGTAAAAAGTTCGTGGACCGCTTTGATGCCAACAGCTATCTGCACATCGCCCACGCCACCGACGCCTTTGACCTGGAAACCGAATACGGCAGCATCGAGAACGCCTTTAAGGATATCGGCGCCGAGGTGCTGAACGTGAACCTCTCCACCGACTGGCTGTTCCCGCCCCACGAGAGCCGCCGCATCACGAGTGCACTCCTTAACGTGGGCAAGAAGGTGACGAGTCTGGAACTGGACACCCAGTTCGGACACGACGGGTTCCTCATCGAAGTGGGCGAACTGGGAAAGGCCGTGGGCCGGTTCCTGGATTCCAAGATTATCCCCCAGCAGGGCACCCAGGCCGTGCCCGTGTTCCACGAAGAAAGCGACTTCCAGCTGCTGGGCAAGCTGGTGAAAGAAGGCAGCCACGTGCTGGACCTGGGCTGCGGAAGCGGCGACCTGCTGGACTACCTTATCCAGAAAAAGAACGTCTCCGGTTTCGGCATCGAGAAGAACATCACGGGAATCCTGGACTGCCTGGAAAAAGACGTGCAGGTTATCCAGCGGGACCTGGACGACAAGGGCATCTCGGACCTGAAGGACGGGAGCTTCGACTACGCCATCATCAACCGCACGATTCAAGAGATCCGCGACCCGGTGGCACTCCTGAACGAACTGTTGCGCGTCGCAAAGAAGGCCATTGTCACCTTCCCCAACTTCGGGCACTGGGCCACCCGCGGAAGCCTGATGCTCCACGGTCGCATGCCCAAGTCCAAGGAACTGCCGTACGAATGGTACGACACGCCCAACATCCGCTTACTCACGGTGAAGGACTTCTACACCCTCTGCAAGAAGGAAGGGTTCAAGATAGAGAACATCAACTTCCAGAGCGAACACCTGGCAAGCAAGGTTCTCTCTGCTCTTGGGCTCAAGAACTTCGGCACCGAACACGTAATCGCGACAATCTCGAAGATTTAG
- a CDS encoding AAA family ATPase, with protein sequence MALVREECSEFGAAFFDAVGFDGFCEGYVCLTVPDSFRETWLNSHYGALLRKTFASVYGSDFVDYKVRVLNETPADAAPSATAVQISKEVERRILASKARASALQPAKKPKENLNLYEKYTFDNFVEGECNFTALKACQTIVEHPGDAAMNLLLVYGAPGLGKTHLLQSIAASLQKTRPELRILYRQAYDFLRDYSAIGDAAKIKDWGKVNELKQKFSDIYEHCDVLLLDDIQLLKNGLKSQERLSMLIKYMSRMGRQVVLSCDCHPSKFKKLSAGEKPEKNSLSHELTADLLNPLENCVGVGLAEPDFNTRMALIRKMSEGIPFVESDREEICRYLAIQPRANVRIIEGLMNWLRAMHVLNNVELNLANVKRMHSAPKSGANTVLTVDNILESVAAEFSVEPRVLCSKRQDAGASIPRKVAMYLCRELTTESLKNIGEAFHRDYSTVISSINSIVEQLSKDAGLKRRVEDIRYLLES encoded by the coding sequence ATGGCCCTTGTCCGCGAGGAATGCTCCGAGTTTGGCGCCGCTTTTTTTGATGCCGTTGGTTTTGATGGATTTTGTGAAGGCTATGTCTGTTTGACGGTTCCCGATAGCTTCAGGGAGACCTGGCTCAACAGCCATTATGGCGCCTTGCTCCGCAAGACTTTTGCCTCTGTATATGGCAGTGACTTTGTGGATTACAAGGTCCGCGTGTTGAATGAAACCCCTGCCGATGCTGCCCCCTCGGCCACGGCGGTCCAGATATCCAAAGAGGTGGAGCGCCGTATCCTCGCCTCCAAGGCTCGGGCATCTGCACTGCAGCCTGCTAAGAAACCAAAAGAAAATCTTAATTTGTACGAAAAGTACACCTTTGACAATTTTGTCGAGGGGGAATGCAATTTTACGGCCCTCAAAGCCTGTCAGACCATAGTGGAGCATCCAGGTGATGCGGCCATGAATTTGCTTCTGGTTTACGGGGCTCCGGGCCTTGGCAAGACCCACCTGCTCCAGTCCATTGCTGCAAGCCTTCAGAAGACTCGTCCGGAACTTAGAATCCTTTACCGTCAGGCTTATGATTTTTTGCGGGATTATTCGGCCATAGGCGATGCCGCCAAGATTAAGGATTGGGGAAAAGTAAACGAGCTCAAGCAAAAATTTTCGGACATTTACGAGCATTGCGATGTTCTCTTGTTGGACGATATCCAGCTTCTGAAGAACGGCCTCAAGAGTCAGGAACGCCTGTCCATGCTCATCAAGTACATGAGCCGCATGGGCCGTCAGGTGGTGCTCAGCTGCGACTGCCATCCGTCCAAGTTCAAGAAGCTTTCGGCAGGCGAAAAGCCCGAGAAGAATTCCCTGTCCCACGAACTGACGGCGGACCTGCTGAACCCGCTGGAAAACTGTGTGGGCGTAGGGCTTGCAGAACCGGACTTCAACACCCGTATGGCCCTTATCCGCAAGATGTCCGAGGGTATTCCCTTTGTGGAATCCGATCGTGAAGAGATTTGTCGCTACCTGGCGATTCAGCCCAGGGCGAATGTTCGCATTATCGAAGGTCTCATGAACTGGCTTCGGGCCATGCATGTGCTCAACAACGTGGAGCTGAACCTTGCCAACGTGAAGCGGATGCATTCGGCGCCCAAGTCCGGTGCGAACACCGTCCTTACGGTGGATAACATCCTGGAGTCCGTTGCCGCCGAGTTTTCCGTCGAACCTCGGGTGCTCTGCTCCAAGCGGCAAGACGCAGGTGCGTCTATTCCGCGGAAGGTGGCCATGTACCTGTGCCGGGAGCTTACGACGGAATCCCTCAAGAACATCGGTGAGGCCTTCCATAGGGATTATTCTACGGTGATTTCGTCCATCAATTCTATCGTGGAACAGCTCTCCAAGGATGCAGGCCTCAAACGTCGCGTCGAGGACATCCGTTACCTGCTGGAAAGCTGA
- a CDS encoding PTS sugar transporter subunit IIA, with product MIPAYTQVYKEPVAFQKALGFAFEGLVNAGVAFDALSAWKAVEKRIGEGIYMGSGLLLPHTRISGLESPLMAFVVAPEIQGISTPCGETAQFLCLLLSPAESATAHTVAIAGVAKLLLDPEWKTKALACADGAALKELF from the coding sequence CTGATCCCCGCTTATACGCAAGTCTATAAGGAGCCGGTTGCTTTCCAGAAGGCGCTGGGTTTTGCCTTTGAAGGGCTTGTAAATGCGGGCGTTGCTTTTGATGCCCTGTCCGCCTGGAAGGCCGTCGAAAAGCGGATAGGGGAGGGAATCTACATGGGGTCTGGCCTTCTGTTGCCCCATACGAGAATTTCTGGGCTTGAATCGCCCCTGATGGCCTTTGTCGTCGCTCCTGAAATTCAGGGCATTTCTACTCCCTGCGGAGAAACGGCACAGTTCCTGTGCCTGCTCTTGTCGCCGGCGGAATCGGCTACGGCCCATACGGTTGCCATTGCCGGAGTGGCGAAACTCTTGCTCGACCCGGAGTGGAAAACGAAGGCCCTTGCCTGTGCCGATGGGGCCGCCCTGAAAGAATTGTTTTAG